From Epinephelus fuscoguttatus linkage group LG17, E.fuscoguttatus.final_Chr_v1:
CAGATAATTGGCTGCAGGGAGCTCCATAATGAGCCTGAGGGTCTGTAATGTGACACATCTTCAAGGAGAAATATTTTAATAGGGCAATTACGGCGACGAGGAGGATGTTTTGTGTGGAGTGAGTGATTGTTGTGGAGGGGCGCTGTGTTAAGGAATCCACTGGCATTTAACTCCATTATCTATTGTGTGGCTCAGCAGTGAGCAGATTTTCAATATGATTACAATCCTTTTTGAGCCCATCTTTGTCTGACTGCTCTGACCCAACAGTGCAGGTCACATTATGCTTAAGAGCTGTATTTGCAATTATTATCTAATATCATACTGAGAGAAAGAGGATAACTGGATGTAGCCAAAGACCCCTGCGGTGATTTGACAGTTTAAGGTTGAACCCATGAATGAGTCTGCGTGCAAATTGAATCCAACTCCATAATCTGGATTGACTTCACATATATGATGTTAAAGAATATTCTATCATTCCGGCTGATGTGTTTAAGAGCGGTGAATAATTAAACGGCACGGTTAAATccagcacaaaaacacactgctgtTTAATTCAGCTCAATTCATATGCTCAGTTTCATCTGAAGATTTTGCCCCCGGCAGCGCCTCCAACTCAACCAACCACCACCTCTGAACCACTCAGACTTACCAACCGCAAAACCAACCAGTCAGCTCTCTGACACTGACCCGGCTCGCCTGCCTCGCTTTAACAATGCACCTCTCTCCCCTTCAATCATCCAAAGTGGTCTGACTATAGATGAGGTTAACTACAGCATAAGCTTCACTTCCAGGAGTCACCAGGGCCAATTATATCAGCCTGACTACTCTTCGCAACCTGAGCTCCATGGTGTGGAAAATGCAGTTCCACTGGCTGCATCACTGGGGACAGAACAGGCTAGTGCTGTCTGGAGCCTGAGCCAAGCGCAGGCCAATTTGGCATGCAGAGGTCTATGGAGAATAAGCCCgatgaaatatatatatgatcTTCTTCAAACATGTATTGTTCCGCGCTACTGTGTCTTATCAGGCTGGCTCCCTCCTGATGTCCTCCAGGCTTGGCAGAGCGAGACTCTACATCGCAGGCTGCGAGGGGCCGATGCACAAGGAATGCTAAGGTTCTCTCACTGCTCCTTACAGTAAACACAACTCTTGAGCGCAGCTGTTTATTGATATAGGAGAGTTCAAAGCACTGTTATCACAAGTGATCAGTAATTCATGTGCTCCAAGATGCAGGAAAAACTAATGCAGATAACAATGAGGCCGATTTTTAAGCTGCAGTGCAACTTTTATCAGCTCTTATTAGAGTTCAgaccatttaaagctttacTACACACAAACCACAGCTCTGGTTCGTGCAGTGGAAAACAACATCTAAAACTTGGCTTTTATTCTCAACATGAGAGCCTTCACTGTCTTTGAACCAGAGCAAACACATGTGCAGGACACTGCTGACCCCTGCCTGGCACAGGGGGAACTGCACCCAACAATCACACTGGATAAGTAACCCAGATTCAGTTACACTGCTGCACTACATCAccaaaaactgaggaaattTAATGTGTACCCTTCACATAAACAATCCTCAAAGCAACATTTGCATATGTTCCCTGCACATATGTTTTTATAGACGACATCAGTGCTACAGCGTCGCTTTAAACAGGCTTCACTCAAAAGAATTCACGctcagacagacggacagacaacaTATAATTTATTAACCAATATGGCAATTTACACAGAGAAGCAAAGACAGAGGAAACGTTTCAGTGATGATGCTTCTGCTTGAACTGTAATCCACAGTAGCCACACGTGCCCACTTTTGTGTCTTTATCctgcagaaagagagacaaacaaCATCAGTTAGTATCTATCATTCAGGACCTTTGTAAAACCGACCAACAGTCATCACTtaggtccatcagtggactagtctcctgcatgtttctgatatgaatgtaatgattaaatgatatattttggtggtttgagttgaaggtgtgagaaagaatagcatcagtaacattgttaacactgtgctacattacagagaaatacaaaccgtactaatgaaccttcattaatataacacagactgataaaaaaaGAGAGTCCGACAATAAACTAAATGAAATGTGTCGATATCCACAAAGCATTTCAGAGACGGAGCataaatgttgctaatagtttagcctccTGCTAACCGGAGCTATAGATTcaagtttatgtttatgtagctGACGTTAGCTGAagcctcaaatcacagtgtgtcctccgcctcTCACTTCCCCTCACTACAGAACACCTCGCTGGGAGGCGAGCAGaaagcagctctggagacagacCCCCAATCAGCAGCTGTAGCAATCTGAGATCAGCCAGTGCAGCCCCGACTCCCTGCCAgattagcaaactttctgttgctgcctttacacaGGTGAGAGCCACTACTGTGACACCTAGCACTGGGGGGTTTGTGGTGGCCGAATTCAAGCTGCTACAGCTGTTGACTGAAGGTGGTTTACAGATGCTGTCCACAGTGACTGGGAGCGAGGCGcaggtctgataaacagagagagagctgagcAAGTAGAGCCTGAGCAAACGTGCTGCAGGCAACTCTACAATAAAACATGATTcaataaatcagtgtatgggAAATACTAGGTTATTGTATGAAGCACATGGATATGCTGTGGTCATCTGGTGGGGAAGGACGTAGGACAGAGGGGGGggggctgcaggaggagggggtatTTTCAAACCCCGGcttcaaatataaaatataacacAACACAATTAAATCTGGCTGGATTATCACACTAATATGATTAAGTCAGATGGACTGatatgatgtcatcacattaGTCTGCACAGGCTCTTACCAGGTTGATGTAGACTTTGGGATGACCCagggctcctccacctccatcaCAGGACACCACTCTGGCCTCAATGTCGGTCACTGGCTCCTCAGCCACCAGTTTGATGGCAAAGTTCTGATTCACCTTGACACATAAAACGTGATTTCTGTCGTTAAAAGCTTTGTGATATAAGGTTTATATGGGGGAAAGTGACCCAACACAGAGTCTGAACTAACACAATGAGACtttaatggatgttttgattATGATGGCTACCCTCTGTAACATCTATTCATTGTTGGAGCATATGGTGACACAGGGATCAGAAATAGATCTCAGAACAAGATGTCAATGTTGACCAGATTTAAATATCTGTATGATACAATACAAAAGTACCAGTGACAGTCACGTTGTTCGACAGTTGTCACATATTATAACTTCACAAACAAGACTCAACTCACTCAGAGTTAACtggttacatttaaaataaacgagctatatatatgtgtagCAGGGCATGTACTACAACCAAAGCACTAACATCTCATATATATATGGAATCATTAATAACAACTTACCTATTTTATGATAAAATACCCACAAAGGAGAATGGGGAGAAAGATCTAGGTTGTGTTTTAAGTGAGGAGGACACAGATTGTATTCATCTCCACAAAGCACAGGCAAATTCCAATTTTATATATTTCACAGAACATATTACCCCCCACCCCACAGGCCACATAAAACTGACAGCAACATTTCTGCCTTGTGTCAGTGATGTAAAGTCAGTGAGGGTGATCTCCTGCACATGCTTTGGAGCTGCTCAGTGATAGAAGAATTTGGGAAATACAGTAATATAAACACTTCAAGGACAATAGGCTCGCATATTGAGCAGAACCCGAGAATATGGACATAGATGGATATGACTTCTGTTACTGTAAAGTTGAACCACTGTAAGAAACACTGCAGCAACAAAATGCTTTCCAATTATTGGAGAACACAACATGCAGCATCCCCAGGAGACTAGATTAATGAACTTGCCTCTCACTGTAcaccttaaatgacagaaaatatagAACCATACAGGAGCTGAAAACTATTTCTCATTTTCCTTTCCCAACTCTGATGATTTCTGATCcatttgtgtgtttatacattcagtgtgtgtttgtgctgtaagTTCAAACGTCCCTTAGGTTTAGTGTTAGTGCATTCTCTCTgtacatatattttaaaaagaggTACAAAGACAGTATTTCCACAGGGTACAGAAATGATGAGAGGGAGCACACTCAGAGTGACACTGTTGTCTGTATTCTCAATTCctgttttcatatttgttttattcacgGGATAATATTGGTTCTCAAGTATTAAGAAGAGcagtggtgtaaatgtgtgtttgatcgATGGTGAGGAGAGTTTATTTATGTAGTAGTTTGGTTAGTGATGGAGTAGTGTGGTTTGGGATTGGGATTAGGACTTCTGCCTACTCCTTTTCAGACATTAAATGTTAACTTACGTTTCTCATTGTAAGTCTGTTAATGATTTATGGcttgtctctgttttgtagGTTTTTTTGGTCTACAACgtattctgattttttttaaatgtcgaaataaatatattaaagaaATAGTATCCTTAAATTAacgtgtttttaatttttaatgtgttagttttttccttttcctttgttttagGATAAGTATCTTTCTACTTTTACTGTCTTTTCTGAATAAAATGTCAGATGCACCAATGTAAACCTGACACATTTCTAAAGCTGCACCTGCACTGTAATTTCAATATGCTAATATAAACtaaaatttgaataaataaataagtgagtTGGTTATTACTTACCTCTTTCTGTCTGCCAACAAATCTGGCTCTCCTGGGATCCTGTTCATCATACACCTGAGAGGAGAACAGTGACGTTACAACATCTTATTTTGCTGCTGACTTGGAGGTCCGTTTGAGGGCACTATGTTTTGCTAGCACCACCAAAGAGCAAATACATCAGCTGTCCTTTCAAACAAAggtacattttatcacagtggaTATCAGCCGTGTTGCAAACAATGGCCGAACTCCAAATATTAGAGGAAAAGGGAAAAGAACTTAGTCACTTTGAGGGCTGTCCGATAATGGACGTAATGGACCTAGcagctatgctaagctaacgtcAGGGCACCAGGTGATACCGTCACGACACAATCACAGAGAGTCACGTTAACGCTCACCTGTCCGGTGTGAGTGATGGCCTCCCCGGTGCTGGACACCTCCACACTGTAGCGGTGAACAGGTACAGCTGTCAGCCTCAGAGGTGAAGCGAGCACCTTAGCATTTCTACTGAAGGACAGAAGTCTGCCCACTGCGGCCGCCATGTTTACAACAGCCTGTTCTCCCAGGGTGCTTTGCGGAGTGCGATATATGGAATTTTTATTCCCCTGAGTTTTGCTTCACAGGTTCAACACACTTCTCCACGGTATTCCACGCTAGGAAGGTTTCCAGTTAAAGTCTAATATTTAAGTAGACGTAATAAAACATAACGAGTAAAACTTATGGCATTTTAGGGTCTGCTAATGGAAAGAGAAGGCAAAGCAGGAGAAGGAAACTGTCTGACAGGCTAAACTGAGGGCATATAACTCAACGGCGCTATCGCTAACCGGAAGCTGTTGTGTCCTGTAAGCAAGAAGAGCACCACGGTCCCGTTGAGCCGAATAAAACGCAACATTCAGGGATATATTCCCTGTTTTAAAGCTTCAGGGGATACTTGAAAGGTTTGTTAACGCTCTGTGGTTTTGTTATGAGGCTGTGTCATGTCCGGGACCAGTGTGTGGACCGATTTTATGTCTGGTACTGGCGCTATCAGGTCAACTCTGACATGCTGTCTCCTTGGCATGTTGCATGGCTGTCTGACAGTGTAGTCAGGCTGTAGTGTTTACATGTGTAACAGCTTTAAATATGTCATACAGGGTCAGATAAAGCTCCACATGACTTAACATTAAGTTGCTAAATATTTTAGGAAGCTTGCTGTATGCGTATGTTGCAGATTCTCATGATTCATACACATGCTGAGCAGTACTGATTTGACTATTGACACCTGGGATATTTATATTGATGAAGCAGCACTATTTTTGGTATGTTTACATTTACTTTCATATAATAATTAATCTCGTGGTGAGTTATATTTTCGcgtttgaggaaaaaaatatttgaatctGACGGGAAGCAGCTACTGGAGCTAAGGGCATTCATCGGTCATTAccgcaaccagctaaaactgcCACGGGTCTGATTTTctgcagtgttcattgttcatgaggtttttaccaggagccgaattatccacagaggtctcatcctctccacaacaaacagacctggCGATTTAAATtggtgaaaacacaaaataaatcagtttcatatcacacatcagtgtttctcctatgctgtttggcatgtcggcgAGTGTCCAGCACCTGTTAATGTGTGCCAACCTGTTTTCTCTAATAACTTATGATCCAGACGCTCAAGAAATTTTTACCAtcagccgaattatccacagaggtctcttcctctttagtacaaacagaccaggtgattaaaacagttaaaacactgaataaagcagtttcacggtacaaatcagtgtttctcctatgctgtttggcatgtctgaGAGGGGCTGTTAGCCCAGCAcctgttaatgtgtgctcacctgttgTCTCTGATAGAGACAGAGATTGATATAGTTACAACATTACAAGtatcattgtttttaattatataaatgaTATTAcagatacaaattaaactttaggtagcctattaGAAATATATGATCAAttgcctgtaaaaaaaaaaaaaatggcttaaGTGAGTTGAACAGTTGAAATTTACAGTTGAAACAAAGGTTATAAATTGGGATATGTCGCAATATCTTTtgttgcaatactcagcatatcacaacatatttaaaactgcaataaGACTTAAGCATCGTGATGATATCATattgtggatcctctggtgatttccACCCCTAGCggttaccaggagccaaatgaCCTGCAGAGGTattttcctttccaaaacaaacggaacacgtttttaaagatatttttcaggcatttttcagcctttaatgtataggacagataagcgtgaaggggggacagagagaaggagtgacatgcagcaaagggccacgggctggagttgaacctgggccgctgcggcagcagccttgtacatggggcgcctgctctaccactaaaccACCAACGCCCCAGAACACGtttttaaaaccaataaaaacactgcattaagtagtttcatgttttaaaaaatatatatatttttgggaCGCTCTGGtcctggaggggctgctaactatgagGCAAAAACGCAAAAAAGGCAAATGtccctatttagagccagtgtttggtttgtctgctctgggctactgtagcaaCATGCCTGTGCAACATGGCTAATCTCATGGCAAACACGTGCCCTTCGTAGATTTAAACGGCTcgttctaaggtaacaaaaacactacaTTTCTTATTTCCAGATGAATATACACTAAAGATAACATTCTTATTATACTAAATAACAATTCTGCCAACATGCCCCccagtcctacacactggacctttaagtcgaatcacaacatgacacaaaaaaaatgtagtttcaTATCACATAAGTTTGATTTGTAGCTGCAGTTATATATGacttgtctttgtctctttctgcaGCCCTTGACACCATGGCGCCCCTCCTCTTGAAGCACCTGGCTGCCTCCCTGACTCGCCAAGTGGCCCAGATGAGCCGGCTACATCTGAGCTTCTCCTCACCTGCAGCTAGTGCTTACAGATGTCTCTGCACCCTCACCTCAGCTCCACACACACTACTCCTGTCGTCAGCCAGAGTCAGCTCCATCCAGCCTCCCTCGTCCGGCTCCTCCGCACAGTGTGGACCGTCTCTGCTGGGACAGTGTCAGCATCTTCCCTGCGTCCAGCCCTCTGCAGGGATGAAAACCAAGTCTGCCCTGAAGAAGCGCTGCGAAGACTGTTTCTTTGTTCGACGGAGGGGACGTTTGTACGTGTTCTGCAAGACAAATCCGAGACACAAGCAGAGGCAGGGCTGAAATGTTGAGGGAGTGTTGGGAAGATTGTTTTGTGATTGTGGAAATGTAAAAGAACTGTGATGCAATAATAAATTGTTTGGCTGAAGTGTGTGCATATCTCTCTGCactcttcttctgttttcttttaacaGCAATGGATGCACACAACTTTCTCCACAGTAAACAAACTGAATTTATTTAACCATTCTTTCTGCACCACGTTAATATGATAAACAGCTAATATGAGATTAGTTTAATTAAGCTAAGATATCCTAAAGGACTGATACCTTTCTCTCTCAGTAAACGCGTAATGTCCTAATCAGTAAAGCTTCAAACTTGTACTATAAAGAACAGGTGTATGACCGATGTTAGGggcatatattggcagaaatggaatataggtgtgtaatttttttggcttataatcacctgaaaataagaactgtagtgtttttgttacctcagaatacCTTACACTGGCTGCAGATagagccatttgcattttcatgtcggctactgtagttagcagcccctctgtaaCAAGCAGCATTggataaacagattttttttttagtgtgaaactgctttattcaatgatttttaccagtttaaatcacctggttcatttgtttgaagacaaggagacctctgtggataattcagctatgggttaaaacctcctgaacatctggatcttaagttatcagagaagaaaGTGAGCACAGAATAGCATATGCTTGACTCACAGCCTGACACAgatgtgccaaacagcatcagataaACACCaactttttaatgtgaaactgctttatgtagtgtttttactggtttaaataactgggtctgtttgttttggagaggaagagacctctgtggataattcggctgatggtaaaaatctcctgaatgtctgggtcagaaataaggtgagcacacattagcagatgctGGGCTACTGGCCTGTCTCTGACAAGCCAAACAGcgtaggaaaaacactgatttgtaacatgaaactgctttatgcagtgttttcaccagttgaaatcagctggtctgtttgttttggagagaaagagacctctgtggttAATTCGGctcacggtaaaaacctcctgaccaATGACCACTGAATGAATTCTAACgctgagaagtttcagctggttgcaatctgcaatccccCTCAATCTTACACACGCTGCTTCTTTGAGAGTTTGACTGGAAACGGGGAAAAAATGCTTTTATCTGTTTCTCTGTGGACCGTTAAATGGGATAGTTATTAGTCTATTTTGTAAACTAAGTAAAACTATCTTTTCATACACAGCACTCATCTGATCATAGTCTGAATGTTCTGCAAATTGGACCACAGCTACCTGAAATTATAGGAGTGATTGTTCTTGTCTTGTCCATGAGATTACAACTTGTAAACACACTAACATTAGCCTGTTGTTGGAGTCCTTCCATTGTTCTTCCACATGAGGGAGCCAAAGTCCATGCTGCACGAATC
This genomic window contains:
- the ndufs6 gene encoding NADH dehydrogenase [ubiquinone] iron-sulfur protein 6, mitochondrial, yielding MAAAVGRLLSFSRNAKVLASPLRLTAVPVHRYSVEVSSTGEAITHTGQVYDEQDPRRARFVGRQKEVNQNFAIKLVAEEPVTDIEARVVSCDGGGGALGHPKVYINLDKDTKVGTCGYCGLQFKQKHHH
- the mrpl36 gene encoding 39S ribosomal protein L36, mitochondrial, whose product is MAPLLLKHLAASLTRQVAQMSRLHLSFSSPAASAYRCLCTLTSAPHTLLLSSARVSSIQPPSSGSSAQCGPSLLGQCQHLPCVQPSAGMKTKSALKKRCEDCFFVRRRGRLYVFCKTNPRHKQRQG